The bacterium nucleotide sequence GCGCTCCCGCGCGTCGTACACCAGGATCGGGACCTCGCCGCCGAATCCGAAGCTCTGGAACTCCAGCACGGACTGCGCAAAGACCATCGCCACGCCGGCGTCGAACGCGTTGCCGCCGAGCGCCTGCATGCGCATCCCGACCGCGGCGGCCAGGTAGTGTCCGCACGCGACGACGAGCGAGCGGCCTCGGATCACCGGCCGCGTGGAGCTCGAGAACTGCCAGTCGGCGTACCCGGAGCTCGCGCCCGACCGCGTGTCCGACGTGCGTTCCGCCATTTCCGGTCAGCCCCTGATCGCCGCGAACGCCTGATCGCACGCCTCGAGCGTGCGGTCGACGTCGGCGTCGGTATGCGCCAGCGAGAGGTAGAACTTCTCGTTGGGGTTGACGAGAATCCCGCGCCGGATCATCTCGATCGACCAGCGCAGGTTGAGGTCCTTATCCGCGGTGAGCAGGTCCTCCCAGGTCCGCAGCGGGCGCCGGTTCGTGAATCGCACGCCGAACACCGCGTCCTCACCCGGCGTCTGCGCGGCGAACCCGTACCGGGCGCCCAGGGCCTCGATCTCGCGCCGCAGCCGGCCGCCGATGTGGTGGAAGTGCTCGAGGGATCCGGGGCGCGAGAGGATCTCCAGCGCGGTCAGCCCGGCGATCGAGCTCACGGGATTGCCGTTCAGCGTACCGCTGGCCCAGACGAGGTGCGCACGGTCGACGCGCCGGGCGTCGAGGTGCTTCATCACGTCGCTCCGGCCCGCGATCGCCGCCATCGGGAACCCTCCCGACATCGCCTTGCCGTACGTGGCGAGATCGGGCACGACGCCGTAGCGCTCTTGGGCCCCGCCCCAGGCGATGCGAAAGCCCGTGACCACCTCGTCGAAGATCAAGACGATGCCGTGGCGCCGCGTGACGTCGCGCAACGTCTCCAGGAACCCCGGCACCGGGACCAGCACGCGCTCGAGCGGTTCCACGATCACCGCGGCCAGCTCGCTCGCGTACTGCTCGATGAGCGACGCCGCGCGCGCCGCGTCGTTGAACGGCGCGACCAACACCTGCCCGCGGATGGCGTCGGGAATCCCGCGCGAATCCGGCTCGGCGTTGGGATAGGCGCTCGGATGCGAGGGCACGGTGCCCCAGAGCCCGTAGTCGTTCATCCCATGCCAGCCGCCCTCGAACTTGAGGATCTTCTGCCGCCCCGTCGCCGCGCGCGCCACACGCAGCGCGAAGAACGTCGCCTCGGTGCCGGATCCGGTGAAATGGATCTGGTCCGCGCACGGGATCGCGCCGACCATGCGTTCGGCGAGGCGGATCGCGGGCTCGTTGAGGAAGTAGTAGGTTGAACCCTTCGCGACCTGCCGCTGGACCGCCTCGACGATCTCCGGATGGGCATGCCCGAGCAGGGCCGGTCCGGACCCGAGGTGGTAATCGATGAAATCCCGGCCGGACACGTCCGTGATGTGGCTCCCGTGGCCCTCGGCGATCACGAGGTTCACCTCCGGGGGCAACACGAACAGCCCCAGCCCGCCTCCGGCCAGGTACCGGCCGGCGCGGTCCAGGAGATCGGCCTCGCGATCCAGTTTGGCGCTCTGTGCCCCGGGCGTCATGACGTCCTCCACCGATGTGCCATATGTCGGCTCACTTCCATGAGGTCACCCGGTCTCCTTCCCCGCGGGGCGCGCGGGCATCCTACCGACGTTCGCTGAACAGCACGCCGCCTTTGGCCTTGCAGGTCGGCTCGACTTCCACGATCTCCACCATGACCGCATCGGCAGACACGGTGAAGTTGCGGACCACGGCGTCCGTGATGTCCTTCACGAGTGCGCGCTTTTGCTCGAGCGTCCGTCCCTTGACGGCGTGGACGTAGACTTCCGGCATCGCGGCCTCCCTCTCGGCGGTCTCGTCGTGCGGTGCGCCGCGTTCCCTCCCGATGCCGGGACCGGATCGAGCGGGCTCGCGTCTTGAGGCGTCGCGCCTACAGATCGAGCGCCGGTCCCGGCACGTCCCGCACCGGCGAGACGTACGGCGTCGACACGGTCGCGTCCCGATGCTCGTCCTTCGCGCGCTGAACCAGGTCCGGGTCTTTCATGAGGTCGCAGACCGCCGCGGCGAGGATCTGCGCGGCGAACAGCATCCCCCGCCGGCCGATCGGGCTGCCGACGCTAACCGCGTTCTGCCAGGAGTGGCCCGGCATCCCGACCGGCGCCGTCACCGTCCGCATCTCCGCGGTCGGCACGACGTAGGAGACATCGCCGACGTCCGTGGAGCCGCCGGCCGGCTCGCCGTACGGCGGAGGCGGCAGGATCTGTTCGACCAGGTCGGTGCCGGGATCGCCGGGTTGCCCCAAGTCCACGCCGCGCCGGCGCAGATCGTCCAGCCCCTTGCGCAACGCGCCCTCGGGAAACGTCGCCTGCAACGCCCGCGCGAGCGCCTTCTCCTCGGTGGTGTACGTCGGCGCGCCGATCGCCTCCATCGTGCGCTGCAGCACGCCGTCGAGGACTTTGTTCGGCAACGTGTCGTAGCACCCGGCGACGAGCCGAACCTCGTGGGTGGTCCCGGTCATCAGGCAGGCGCCCCGCGCGATGTCGAGCAGGCGCGCGTAGACGTCCTCCACCTGAGACCGCCGGGGCGCGCGCACATAGTACCAGACCTCGGCGCGATTCGGCACGACGTTCGGCGCGAGACCGCCGTCGGTGATCACGTAGTGGAGGCGCGTCGAGAAGTGAACGTGCTCGCGCAGGAAATTCGCGCCCACGTTCATCAGCTCCACCGCGTCGAGGGCGCTGCGGCCGTTCTCCGGCATCGCCGCCGCGTGCGACGCCACCCCGTGGAACGTGAACCGCGCGGAGTTCATGGCGGTGTGCTGTTCGGTCATGAGCTGGTTCCCCGCGCCGGGGTGCCACGTCAGCGCACAGTCCACGTCCTTGAAGCGACCCTCCTTCACCAGGAACGTCTTGCCGACGAGCGTCTCCTCGGCGGGACAGCCGTAGAAGCGCACCGTGCCCTTGACCTCCCCGCGGCGGATCGCGTGGCGGACGGCCATCGCGGCGGCCGCTGCCGCGGTGCCGAGCAGGTTGTGGCCGCAGCCGTGACCCGGACCGTTGGGAACGATTGGGCGGTGCTCCGTCGCACCGCGCTGTTGGCTGAGCCCCGGCAGCGCGTCGAACTCGCCGAGCACTGCGATGACCGGCGCGCCTTGCCCGTAGGTCGCGATGAACGCGGTCGGCATCCCGGCGACGCCACGCTCGACTGCGAACCCCGCAGCCTCCAACGCATCCGCCAGCGTGGCGCTGCTCTTGGTCTCATGCAGGCCGAGCTCCGGCGTGTCCCAGATCCGATCGCTCAGCTCCGTAAACAACGGCGCCTGCCCGGTGACGAACTCGAGCACGGACGACAACGGCATCGGTCCACCTCCTGTGATCCGCGCGGTCCCGGTGGATCCGCGCGCTCGGTACGGAATTACGCGTCGGTGCCGGTGCCTCCTGGGACCCACGTCCAGGCGCCGCCGAGATGTTCATCGAGGAACCGAACGCAGCGGACCGCCCGGCCGGGCGCGAACCCCTGCAGCTCGGCCGGGCGGTCGAGGCACGACGGCGCGGCAAACGGGCAGCGCGGGTGCAGGCGGCACGTCTCGGGGGGATCGATCGCCGCCGCGGGCTCGCCGCCCAAGAACACGCGGGTGCGCTCCTCCCCGGGGGTGTCCTTCGGCGCCGCGCTCAACAACGCTCGCGTGTACGGATGGGCGGGTCGCGCAAACACCTCGTCCGTCGCCCCGAGCTCTACGATCTGGCCGAGGTACATCACCGCCACCCGGTGCGCGAGCACGCCGACCAGCGCGAGGTCGTGGGAGATGAGCAGGTACGCGAGACCCCGTCGGCTCTGGATCTCGGCCAGCAACCGGACGATCTGCGCCTGCACGGAGACGTCGAGCGACGCGGTCGGTTCGTCGAGAATGAGAAAGCTCGGTTCCGGGGCGAGCGCTCGGGCGATCGCCACGCGCTGCTGCTGTCCCCCGGACAGCTGATGGGGGTACCGATGGGCCAGGTCCGCGGGCAGCCCGACGAGATCCAACAGCTCCCCCACCCGTCGGTCGGCCTCATGCCGCGTCGCCAGACCAAACAGCCAGATCGGCTCCGCGATCTGCCGGCCGATCGGCATCCGGGGGTTGAGGGAGTCGAGCGGATCCTGGTAGACCATCTGCATCTTCCGGCGCAGCGGGCGCAGCCGCGCCTCCCGCGCGCCGGTCACGGACGCGCCGTCAAGCGTCACGCGGCCGCCCGACGCCTCCTCGAAGCGGAGGATGCACCGGCCGGTGGTCGACTTGCCGCTGCCGGACTCTCCGACCAGGCCGACCGTCTCGCCCGCGGCGATCTCGAGGTCCACGCCGTCGACCGCATGCAGCTGCTGGCGCCGTCCCCCTGCCCCGCGCACGGCGTATCGCTTCATGAGCCCCTCGACGCGCAGCACCTACGCCACCCCGCTCCGCCAGTAGTGGCACCGCACGGCGTGACCGGCCTCGACCGCCTCCGAACCGGGATCCTGCTCGGCACAGCCGGGCCCGGCGAGCGGGCAGCGGGGATGAAACGGGCACCCGGACGGCGTCTCGGCGAGCGCCGGCACGCGTCCCGGGATCCCTGTCGGGAGCGCCCGGCCGCCCGTCCCCACCCGTGCCGCCATGAGGCCGCGCGTGTACGGGTGCGCCGGCCGCCGGAACAACGCCGCCGCCGTCGCCGACTCGACGATGCGCCCCGCGTACATCACGTGCACGTGGTCGCACATCTCCGCGACCAGCCCGAGATCGTGCGTGATCAGGAGCACCGTCAGCCCGAGCTCCCGCTGCAGCCCGCGCAGCAGCTCGACGATTTGAAGCTGCACCGTGACGTCCAGCGCGGTGGTC carries:
- a CDS encoding amidohydrolase, whose protein sequence is MPLSSVLEFVTGQAPLFTELSDRIWDTPELGLHETKSSATLADALEAAGFAVERGVAGMPTAFIATYGQGAPVIAVLGEFDALPGLSQQRGATEHRPIVPNGPGHGCGHNLLGTAAAAAAMAVRHAIRRGEVKGTVRFYGCPAEETLVGKTFLVKEGRFKDVDCALTWHPGAGNQLMTEQHTAMNSARFTFHGVASHAAAMPENGRSALDAVELMNVGANFLREHVHFSTRLHYVITDGGLAPNVVPNRAEVWYYVRAPRRSQVEDVYARLLDIARGACLMTGTTHEVRLVAGCYDTLPNKVLDGVLQRTMEAIGAPTYTTEEKALARALQATFPEGALRKGLDDLRRRGVDLGQPGDPGTDLVEQILPPPPYGEPAGGSTDVGDVSYVVPTAEMRTVTAPVGMPGHSWQNAVSVGSPIGRRGMLFAAQILAAAVCDLMKDPDLVQRAKDEHRDATVSTPYVSPVRDVPGPALDL
- a CDS encoding tautomerase family protein, which produces MPEVYVHAVKGRTLEQKRALVKDITDAVVRNFTVSADAVMVEIVEVEPTCKAKGGVLFSERR
- a CDS encoding ABC transporter ATP-binding protein yields the protein MLRVEGLMKRYAVRGAGGRRQQLHAVDGVDLEIAAGETVGLVGESGSGKSTTGRCILRFEEASGGRVTLDGASVTGAREARLRPLRRKMQMVYQDPLDSLNPRMPIGRQIAEPIWLFGLATRHEADRRVGELLDLVGLPADLAHRYPHQLSGGQQQRVAIARALAPEPSFLILDEPTASLDVSVQAQIVRLLAEIQSRRGLAYLLISHDLALVGVLAHRVAVMYLGQIVELGATDEVFARPAHPYTRALLSAAPKDTPGEERTRVFLGGEPAAAIDPPETCRLHPRCPFAAPSCLDRPAELQGFAPGRAVRCVRFLDEHLGGAWTWVPGGTGTDA
- a CDS encoding aminotransferase class III-fold pyridoxal phosphate-dependent enzyme; translated protein: MTPGAQSAKLDREADLLDRAGRYLAGGGLGLFVLPPEVNLVIAEGHGSHITDVSGRDFIDYHLGSGPALLGHAHPEIVEAVQRQVAKGSTYYFLNEPAIRLAERMVGAIPCADQIHFTGSGTEATFFALRVARAATGRQKILKFEGGWHGMNDYGLWGTVPSHPSAYPNAEPDSRGIPDAIRGQVLVAPFNDAARAASLIEQYASELAAVIVEPLERVLVPVPGFLETLRDVTRRHGIVLIFDEVVTGFRIAWGGAQERYGVVPDLATYGKAMSGGFPMAAIAGRSDVMKHLDARRVDRAHLVWASGTLNGNPVSSIAGLTALEILSRPGSLEHFHHIGGRLRREIEALGARYGFAAQTPGEDAVFGVRFTNRRPLRTWEDLLTADKDLNLRWSIEMIRRGILVNPNEKFYLSLAHTDADVDRTLEACDQAFAAIRG